CCATATTTCCTTATGCTAGCTTTTCTTTAtattggagaaaaaaaaaaaaaaaacccacatAAAACAGCCCTATTCAGTTCAATGTTGAGACAATTTGcttatataaacaattaaaatcataatttaaaGTTGGATTGGGAatgttaaagaaaaaaataataaaaattataaaatggagACTCGATATCACTCAGAATAATCTGCATTGAGTTTGGAggaaaatttttttgttatttttattgtttttatgattaaattatgtctttttttaatattttctaaataatatttttaaggaAATGATTTTACTCAACTGCAGTTTTCAACATATTCTCATAACCTCTACCCTGCAACTGCCTTTAATGACCAAAAAGCCCCTTCACAATTACCCAAAAAGATGGAGGGTAAAATAGGAAATAAATCACGGTCATTTAGGCAACCGTGAACTGACCCCGATAAACAAGACATATCCCCGTGTTAGTGGCATGCACATCCTTATCTCAACTGAGTCGACTCGTTCCCAACGAGTTAAACCACTGTTCCAGATCTGGATCACCTAATCTCGGCTCAGTAATTTGACATCCGGAATTAAAACATGCATTTTAGAGAAAGAGGGAGGGCATACCATCCTTCCAAACAGCCACTGCTGCTGTTCTGTTGAGGAGGCGGCGGCTGACCGTACTGAGGGGCATAACCTGGAGGAGGAGGACCATATCCTTGCGGAGGATAACCCTGAGGAGGATAACCCTGAGGGGGATAACCAGGAGGAGGATATCCTTGTGGGGGATATCCCGGTGGCGGATAAGCGTCCTTTGGATATCCTTCTGGTGGATAACCTATATTCAAGAAATCAATTCATACCCACAAAAATTATAACCAAAatttcatcaataacatcatcaGATCTAGTAGATCCCATCAGTTAATGCAACAgtaacaaaaacaaaaacagaAGCCATGAATCCCTAACAGCT
This region of Manihot esculenta cultivar AM560-2 chromosome 10, M.esculenta_v8, whole genome shotgun sequence genomic DNA includes:
- the LOC110624448 gene encoding cysteine-rich and transmembrane domain-containing protein WIH2; this translates as MSYYNQQQPPVGVPPPQGYPPEGYPKDAYPPPGYPPQGYPPPGYPPQGYPPQGYPPQGYGPPPPGYAPQYGQPPPPQQNSSSGCLEGCLAALCCCCLLDACF